Proteins co-encoded in one Psychromonas sp. psych-6C06 genomic window:
- a CDS encoding YoaK family protein, giving the protein MSRLPRWIEYGAFILAFIAGYVNATGLLAFAHQAVSHLSGTATLVGIGLITASFSDVLHLVLVLFSFFIGSALSGFLLHNNNLQLGRHYDTALLLEAILLFLSIYLLTQGSLYGQYIISAACGLQNAMATSYSGAIVRTTHLTGIFTDLGIMLGARARGKVLDKRKLLLFSVIIGGFIIGASLGSYLYQLLLFNALFIPASGCLLLAIVYARYNQRRQNKPY; this is encoded by the coding sequence TTGTCACGCTTACCCCGCTGGATAGAATATGGCGCTTTTATTCTTGCATTTATAGCAGGCTACGTGAACGCTACCGGTTTATTAGCTTTTGCACATCAAGCAGTTTCTCATCTATCCGGAACAGCAACACTGGTAGGAATAGGCCTTATTACCGCCTCTTTCAGTGACGTGTTACATCTTGTATTAGTGCTATTTAGCTTTTTTATTGGCTCCGCGCTATCTGGCTTTTTACTGCATAACAATAACCTACAACTAGGTCGTCATTACGATACGGCGCTTTTACTTGAAGCGATATTATTATTCCTATCTATATATTTATTAACACAGGGCTCCTTGTATGGGCAATATATTATCTCGGCAGCCTGTGGTTTACAAAATGCAATGGCAACTTCATACAGTGGGGCAATTGTACGTACTACCCACCTAACAGGTATCTTTACTGATTTAGGCATCATGCTTGGTGCTCGGGCACGTGGAAAAGTACTTGATAAACGCAAGTTATTACTATTTTCAGTGATTATTGGTGGCTTTATTATAGGAGCGAGCTTAGGCTCCTACCTTTACCAACTACTTCTTTTTAATGCCTTATTCATACCTGCTAGCGGGTGTTTATTACTTGCGATAGTTTATGCTCGCTATAATCAACGTCGACAAAATAAGCCCTATTAG
- a CDS encoding bile acid:sodium symporter family protein: MINKIKKEWFLVSMLVAILLATVTADIGRSGGVIHLDKVTGIGVAIVFFLHGLGLSPASIKAGISNWRLHLYIQVATFVVYPLLWVVFGDLFLTYMPAALAFGFCYLFVLPSTISSSVAMTSVAKGNVPGAIFNASLSSIIGVFITPFLIQLFMGLEGAKLDLLEAVISIGQLLLLPMIIGQLLRPWLLRIVTRHKSVVNKVDKYVILLIIYNAFCDSVADGIWQAFSVQMLLICILICSLVLLFMVHFLQWSAQRFRFSLEDEAAAVFCGTKKTLAAGIPMATVIFGADPNLGMILLPIMLYHPVQIFYCAMLASRYAKQHDRLPSENC, encoded by the coding sequence ATGATAAATAAAATTAAAAAAGAGTGGTTCTTAGTTTCTATGCTGGTGGCTATTTTACTCGCCACAGTTACCGCTGATATTGGGCGAAGCGGTGGTGTGATCCACCTTGATAAAGTCACAGGTATTGGGGTTGCTATTGTCTTTTTTCTACATGGATTAGGGCTTTCACCTGCATCGATTAAAGCGGGAATAAGTAATTGGCGATTGCATCTCTATATCCAAGTAGCGACTTTTGTTGTCTATCCATTGTTGTGGGTTGTGTTCGGGGATCTTTTCTTAACTTATATGCCGGCAGCGTTAGCCTTTGGTTTTTGTTATTTATTTGTTTTACCTAGTACAATTTCATCCTCTGTCGCAATGACCAGTGTTGCTAAGGGGAATGTTCCCGGGGCTATTTTTAATGCTTCTTTATCGAGTATTATCGGTGTTTTCATTACCCCATTCCTGATTCAACTATTTATGGGACTTGAAGGTGCTAAATTAGATTTATTAGAAGCAGTTATATCGATAGGACAACTACTATTGTTGCCGATGATCATTGGTCAGCTACTAAGGCCTTGGTTATTAAGAATAGTGACGCGGCATAAATCAGTGGTTAACAAAGTGGACAAATATGTCATTCTACTGATTATTTATAATGCCTTTTGTGATTCTGTCGCAGATGGTATTTGGCAGGCTTTTTCAGTACAAATGTTACTGATCTGCATACTAATATGTAGCCTCGTTTTATTGTTTATGGTTCACTTTTTACAGTGGAGTGCGCAACGTTTTCGGTTTAGTTTAGAAGATGAAGCTGCAGCGGTCTTTTGCGGTACCAAAAAAACATTAGCCGCTGGAATTCCAATGGCCACGGTGATTTTTGGTGCAGATCCTAACTTAGGTATGATTTTATTACCGATTATGCTCTACCATCCAGTGCAAATTTTTTATTGTGCAATGCTAGCCAGTCGTTATGCAAAACAACATGATAGGTTGCCTAGTGAGAACTGTTGA
- a CDS encoding alkene reductase codes for MTDSLFQPLQLGILKLKNRIVMPPMTRSRATQPGNEANEMMATYYAQRASAGLIIAEGTQISALGQGYAWTPGIYTESQIAGWKKTTNAVHQKGGVIFAQLWHVGRVTHPDNIAGEQPISSSAIKAENVQVFVDNGKQEPGFVDVTMPREMSKADIKAVIEEYRQAALNAIEAGFDGIELHAANGYLVNQFIDSEANNRTDEYGGSIENRLRFLDEVVGAMVDAIGAHKVGVRLAPFTSLNGTVDATPVATYTSAATLLNKHKIVYLHIAEVDWDDAPDTPLAFKQALRDAFNGVLIYAGRYDAQKGAQALQDGLADMIGFGRPFVANPDLPQRIKNGYPLATHDANTLFGGGEVGLTDYPEYQ; via the coding sequence ATGACAGACTCACTCTTTCAACCATTACAACTCGGCATATTAAAATTAAAAAATCGCATTGTGATGCCACCAATGACCCGTTCTCGCGCAACGCAACCGGGTAATGAAGCCAATGAGATGATGGCAACCTATTATGCACAACGCGCATCAGCAGGGCTGATTATTGCCGAAGGCACGCAAATATCAGCATTAGGCCAAGGTTATGCTTGGACACCGGGCATTTACACTGAATCGCAAATTGCGGGGTGGAAAAAAACAACCAATGCCGTACATCAAAAAGGCGGTGTTATTTTTGCACAGCTTTGGCATGTTGGTCGTGTGACACACCCTGATAATATTGCTGGCGAACAGCCTATCTCATCTTCTGCAATCAAAGCAGAAAATGTGCAAGTCTTTGTTGATAATGGCAAGCAAGAGCCCGGTTTTGTTGATGTCACAATGCCACGTGAAATGAGTAAAGCAGATATTAAGGCGGTTATTGAAGAGTATCGTCAAGCAGCACTAAATGCGATTGAAGCAGGGTTTGATGGTATCGAATTGCATGCTGCTAACGGGTATCTAGTCAATCAGTTTATTGATTCAGAAGCGAATAACCGTACTGATGAATATGGCGGTAGTATTGAAAATCGCTTGCGCTTCTTAGATGAAGTTGTTGGTGCAATGGTTGATGCAATTGGAGCGCATAAAGTCGGCGTTCGTCTTGCTCCTTTCACCTCTTTAAATGGTACTGTGGATGCAACACCTGTTGCAACCTATACGTCAGCAGCGACTTTATTGAATAAGCATAAGATTGTGTATTTACACATTGCAGAAGTTGATTGGGATGATGCGCCTGATACACCACTGGCATTCAAACAAGCGCTACGTGACGCGTTTAATGGCGTACTCATTTATGCAGGTCGTTACGATGCACAAAAAGGTGCACAAGCTTTGCAAGATGGTTTAGCTGATATGATAGGTTTTGGCCGTCCCTTTGTTGCTAATCCAGATTTACCACAACGCATAAAAAATGGTTATCCCTTAGCTACTCACGATGCTAATACCTTATTTGGTGGTGGCGAAGTAGGCTTGACGGATTACCCTGAATATCAATAA
- a CDS encoding monovalent cation:proton antiporter-2 (CPA2) family protein produces MLEIAVIYLAAAIISVPIAKRIGLGSVLGYLLAGILIGPYAFALVGDQTDVMHFAEFGVVMMLFLVGLELQPSRLWKLRNAIIGLGGLQVITTSLIFFLIGYYWLQLRWEASLAIALMLALSSTAIVLQTLSEKGWIKQEAGQNAFSVLLFQDIAVIPILALLPLLAFSDNITHSSGGHNLIEHLPAYGQVLIALFVIVSIVLAGKYISNPLFRIIAETRLRELFTISSLFLVVAIALLMQKIGLSPALGTFLAGVVLAESEFRHELEVDIEPFKGLLLGLFFIAVGASIDFPLLGDKFTLVILLVVTLIAVKALVLYLLALFFKLRGNQKLLFTLALAQGGEFAFVLLSLTSSLQILTPEQNKITTLVVTISMLLAPLMLIIYEKKFNNLSQPKQAFDQIEEIEATKSVIIAGYGRFGQVIGRLLASQGYHLSILDHSPRQIEMLRHFGNKVFYGDAANRDLLAAAGAEEAQLLVIAVSEPDKILEIAYIARKHYPQLQLVARAVDRRHAYELLNAGITSFKREVFDSALNLGIEALTMLGNSQQDSIRAGKLFSDHDNESLHELAKVWGDDQSYGIAIKQRMEDLQQVLKKDREQQDKLKTCVGEDCGPQTSEQDK; encoded by the coding sequence ATGCTTGAAATTGCCGTCATCTATTTAGCTGCAGCTATTATCTCTGTACCTATCGCTAAGCGAATTGGGCTCGGTTCGGTACTGGGTTACTTACTCGCAGGTATATTAATCGGCCCCTATGCTTTTGCACTGGTTGGCGACCAAACCGACGTGATGCACTTCGCCGAATTTGGTGTAGTAATGATGCTTTTCCTAGTGGGGTTAGAGCTACAACCCTCTCGTTTATGGAAACTCAGAAATGCAATTATAGGCCTAGGTGGTTTGCAGGTTATAACCACCAGCTTAATATTCTTTTTAATTGGTTATTATTGGTTACAGCTTCGATGGGAAGCATCATTAGCAATTGCACTGATGCTAGCACTCTCATCCACGGCGATTGTATTGCAAACACTAAGCGAAAAAGGCTGGATAAAACAGGAGGCAGGGCAAAATGCATTTTCCGTTTTGCTATTTCAAGATATTGCAGTCATTCCTATTCTTGCACTGTTACCTCTCCTCGCGTTCAGCGATAACATCACTCATAGCTCCGGAGGGCACAATTTAATAGAGCACCTGCCCGCCTACGGACAAGTACTTATTGCTTTATTTGTGATTGTCTCCATTGTGCTGGCCGGAAAATATATCTCCAATCCACTGTTTCGCATAATCGCTGAAACGCGCCTACGTGAACTGTTTACTATTTCTTCGCTATTTTTAGTTGTTGCCATTGCACTATTGATGCAAAAAATTGGGCTATCTCCCGCATTAGGCACATTTTTGGCAGGGGTTGTCTTAGCTGAAAGTGAATTTAGACATGAGTTAGAGGTCGATATAGAGCCCTTTAAAGGATTATTATTAGGGCTATTTTTTATCGCAGTCGGTGCGTCAATAGATTTTCCTTTATTGGGTGATAAATTCACATTAGTCATTCTACTAGTAGTGACATTAATTGCAGTTAAAGCATTGGTTTTATACCTTCTTGCGCTATTTTTTAAACTAAGAGGCAATCAAAAACTGTTATTTACGCTAGCGCTCGCACAAGGAGGTGAATTTGCATTTGTACTACTATCACTTACCTCTTCATTACAGATCCTCACGCCAGAGCAGAATAAAATAACTACTTTAGTAGTCACAATTTCAATGTTGCTTGCGCCACTGATGCTGATTATTTATGAGAAAAAATTTAATAACCTCAGCCAACCCAAGCAGGCTTTTGATCAAATAGAAGAGATAGAAGCCACTAAAAGTGTAATTATTGCCGGTTACGGACGTTTTGGACAGGTTATTGGTCGCCTATTAGCGTCACAGGGTTACCATTTGTCGATTCTTGATCATAGCCCACGGCAAATAGAAATGTTGCGTCACTTTGGCAACAAAGTCTTTTATGGTGACGCAGCTAATCGAGATCTGCTGGCGGCAGCAGGTGCTGAAGAGGCACAATTGTTAGTGATAGCGGTAAGTGAGCCCGATAAAATATTAGAGATAGCCTACATTGCCAGAAAACATTACCCACAATTACAACTGGTTGCGCGCGCGGTTGATCGTCGACATGCCTATGAACTACTAAATGCAGGTATTACTTCATTTAAACGAGAAGTATTTGATTCGGCGCTTAATTTAGGCATCGAAGCGTTAACTATGCTTGGAAATAGTCAGCAAGATTCAATACGAGCAGGCAAGTTGTTCAGTGATCATGACAATGAATCACTGCATGAACTAGCAAAAGTATGGGGAGATGACCAAAGCTATGGTATTGCCATTAAACAGCGTATGGAAGACTTACAGCAGGTATTGAAAAAAGACCGAGAGCAACAAGATAAATTAAAAACCTGCGTTGGCGAAGATTGTGGCCCACAAACCAGTGAGCAAGATAAATAA
- a CDS encoding Solitary outer membrane autotransporter beta-barrel domain codes for MLKQQLITTIFSIIISIPACFASYPNRYFEETFATAILLSDNESISLGIANFNPDALLSPSHDDFATSIKEGDSIKLRNELSVYSIPYTFVLDEKNPIWSDKIMVRFSYVAQKSSNNLLAGTQYQADENSDKIYALYSAYSHYTPLTEKWKLRLRLGAHLMHFKNQYSYNSSQSNEYKPLLDGIYYNVIANAAIIEPNAKLTYTYPTTWGKWQFSADMNYFIGSVYSGADSSSGAQPKGWRINNGLKLHFDINQSAMHAESLYFKFQRIDIQGDMVSPLQTDHYYEVGIGTLLDIHKYTSFAKNVGIGININRGSALSGGSIVFYFNEF; via the coding sequence ATGTTAAAACAGCAATTAATAACGACAATATTTTCAATAATCATCAGCATTCCAGCTTGTTTTGCCAGCTATCCTAATCGATATTTTGAAGAAACATTCGCCACCGCCATCTTACTATCCGACAACGAGTCTATCAGTTTAGGCATTGCCAACTTTAACCCGGATGCCCTGTTAAGCCCTTCCCATGATGATTTTGCTACTAGCATCAAAGAGGGCGACTCTATAAAGTTACGTAATGAACTCTCTGTTTATAGTATTCCTTACACTTTTGTACTAGATGAAAAAAATCCAATATGGTCAGATAAAATCATGGTGCGTTTTTCCTATGTTGCCCAAAAAAGCAGTAATAATTTATTGGCAGGCACACAATATCAAGCCGATGAGAACAGCGATAAAATATACGCCTTATATAGCGCCTACAGTCATTACACTCCGTTAACCGAAAAATGGAAATTAAGACTTAGACTCGGTGCACATTTAATGCACTTTAAAAATCAATATAGCTATAACAGCAGTCAGTCCAATGAATATAAACCTTTACTCGATGGCATTTATTACAACGTTATTGCTAACGCTGCTATTATTGAGCCTAATGCTAAACTTACTTACACCTATCCAACGACATGGGGTAAATGGCAGTTTTCAGCAGACATGAACTACTTTATTGGCAGTGTTTATTCTGGTGCAGATTCAAGTTCGGGAGCTCAACCTAAAGGGTGGCGGATCAATAATGGATTAAAATTACATTTTGATATCAACCAATCTGCTATGCATGCAGAATCACTATATTTCAAATTTCAACGTATCGATATCCAAGGAGATATGGTTTCACCACTGCAAACAGACCACTACTATGAAGTAGGCATTGGTACTCTCCTCGACATACATAAATACACTAGCTTTGCTAAAAACGTAGGGATAGGTATTAATATTAATAGGGGGAGTGCACTTTCTGGCGGAAGCATTGTATTCTATTTTAATGAATTTTAA
- a CDS encoding dienelactone hydrolase family protein, with protein MKALGLGLGLSLLVSLPAAAQQVNYQVDGKNYQGYFAKAQGESKGSVLLIHDWDGLTDYEIKRADMLAKQGYNTFAADLYGEGNRPTETKAKKEETGKLYKDREKMRSLILAGISESKKLSKDEMVVMGYCFGGAAVLELARSAKAPEVKGYATFHGGLATPEGQNYNNLNAPILVAHGGADSAIPLSQVSDLGVQLEAVKADYEIQIYSGAPHAFTVMGSPRYQEVADKKSWNAFLGFLDTNL; from the coding sequence ATGAAAGCATTGGGATTAGGTTTAGGGTTAAGTTTATTAGTGAGCTTGCCAGCTGCTGCACAGCAAGTAAATTATCAAGTTGACGGTAAAAATTACCAAGGCTACTTTGCTAAAGCACAGGGAGAGTCAAAGGGTAGTGTACTACTTATCCATGATTGGGATGGACTAACAGATTATGAGATAAAACGTGCAGATATGCTCGCCAAACAAGGTTATAACACCTTCGCTGCTGACTTATACGGCGAAGGCAACCGTCCTACTGAAACCAAGGCGAAAAAAGAAGAGACAGGAAAGTTATATAAAGATCGTGAAAAAATGCGCAGCTTAATTCTAGCCGGTATTAGTGAATCTAAAAAGCTCAGTAAAGATGAGATGGTTGTGATGGGATATTGCTTTGGAGGAGCGGCTGTCTTGGAACTTGCGAGATCAGCAAAGGCGCCAGAAGTAAAAGGTTATGCTACTTTTCACGGTGGGTTAGCTACGCCAGAAGGACAAAATTACAATAACCTAAATGCACCTATTTTAGTCGCACATGGCGGTGCTGATAGTGCAATCCCATTGAGTCAAGTGTCTGATCTTGGTGTGCAGCTTGAAGCAGTAAAAGCAGACTATGAAATTCAAATCTATTCTGGCGCACCCCATGCTTTTACAGTAATGGGCTCACCTCGTTACCAAGAAGTTGCCGATAAGAAATCATGGAATGCATTTTTAGGCTTCTTAGATACAAACCTATAA
- a CDS encoding BamA/TamA family outer membrane protein — protein MKKYKRLATALILPLLYQSPAIASFTDPVDGKFDLGNHLAENAYGFLPIPILITEPSVGLGVGVAGVFLHESEEDKEKRKQLALTSLDGGAQLIPPAVTVAGAAGTENGTWFAFAGHRRSWFKDSIRYVGGVGGGRANLDIYSDISIGGTNNTFKFATETRGILGVQHIQFRIAQTPLMLGAKQLLGKSTISSDNKVIDSIMALTLGSDAVTSGLGLTAIYDTRNNIFLPTEGYSVAGEYMVYDSKIGSDWNYSNLDLKAETYIPLAEQWILAFAGNYQYFNSDDTFLPPTVKPYVKLRGIPSYRYQGDTIATIQSQVSYKVDTRWLVSTFYGTGFTETKTDMTLSNNEELTNTVQAYGVGFRYQIARRYGLFIGADIAFSKDDNALYFNVGSGF, from the coding sequence ATGAAAAAATATAAACGACTAGCGACAGCGCTTATCTTACCGCTATTGTATCAGTCTCCAGCTATTGCCTCATTTACCGATCCCGTTGATGGTAAATTTGATCTTGGTAATCACCTTGCCGAAAATGCTTATGGTTTTCTCCCTATTCCTATTCTCATCACGGAGCCATCTGTAGGGCTTGGAGTTGGGGTGGCAGGTGTATTTCTGCATGAGAGTGAAGAAGATAAAGAAAAACGCAAACAACTCGCTCTGACTTCTCTCGATGGTGGTGCTCAGTTAATACCACCCGCGGTCACCGTGGCAGGAGCAGCAGGAACAGAAAACGGTACTTGGTTTGCTTTTGCCGGTCATCGACGCTCATGGTTCAAAGATTCAATTCGTTATGTAGGTGGCGTTGGTGGTGGTAGAGCAAACCTTGATATATACAGTGACATCAGTATTGGAGGCACAAATAACACCTTTAAATTTGCCACTGAAACCCGGGGAATCTTAGGGGTTCAGCATATCCAATTTCGTATTGCACAGACACCATTAATGTTAGGAGCCAAACAACTGTTAGGGAAAAGCACTATCAGCTCAGATAACAAAGTGATTGATAGTATAATGGCACTCACCCTAGGCAGTGATGCAGTCACCTCTGGGCTCGGTCTTACCGCAATATACGATACGCGCAACAATATATTCCTGCCTACCGAAGGCTATTCTGTTGCTGGAGAATATATGGTTTACGATAGTAAAATAGGCAGTGACTGGAACTACTCAAATTTGGATCTCAAAGCAGAGACATATATCCCTCTTGCAGAACAATGGATATTAGCCTTTGCTGGTAATTATCAGTATTTTAACAGTGACGATACGTTTTTGCCGCCAACGGTAAAACCCTATGTAAAATTACGCGGTATCCCCTCATATCGGTATCAAGGCGATACGATCGCCACTATCCAGTCACAAGTCAGTTATAAAGTCGATACGCGCTGGCTAGTTTCTACCTTTTATGGCACGGGTTTTACTGAAACAAAAACCGATATGACGCTTTCTAACAATGAAGAGCTAACTAATACCGTACAAGCCTATGGTGTCGGTTTTCGTTATCAAATTGCACGCCGTTATGGATTATTTATTGGTGCAGACATTGCCTTTAGCAAAGATGATAATGCCCTTTACTTCAATGTAGGTAGCGGTTTTTAA
- a CDS encoding LysR family transcriptional regulator, whose translation MSSNQIDLNLLRVFLEVYRLNSITLAAEALDSTQPAVSGILKRLSKQLGQTLFIREGRGIAPTNVAVQLANDIGPLYVGVDNALDNLKSFDIQHPRTFNVFVTEPMMLLLQPLVDTDSTMGACRINFQLAPNAQTQLLEKLSRQQSDLAIDFGSVNHPSYQTKHFHRDQLIITCSEKHNIIQGEISLSQFYEAEHVRLKMRRTGVDGITAVSKIPLKERQIMADCDSIISGLALASNSNILCVAPRSMSLVYAPLFKLQALTLPFATHPLEHYMIWHKRTEKSKAHQWLRNKLFALITQKAI comes from the coding sequence ATGTCGTCGAATCAGATTGATTTAAATCTTTTAAGGGTGTTTTTAGAGGTATACCGTTTAAACTCGATCACCTTAGCAGCCGAAGCATTAGACTCAACTCAACCGGCAGTCAGTGGCATATTAAAACGTCTGAGTAAACAGCTAGGGCAAACACTTTTTATACGCGAAGGAAGAGGCATTGCGCCCACCAACGTAGCGGTGCAATTAGCCAATGATATTGGCCCATTATATGTGGGGGTTGATAATGCACTGGATAATTTAAAAAGCTTTGATATTCAGCATCCACGTACTTTCAATGTCTTTGTAACAGAGCCCATGATGCTACTTTTACAACCCCTCGTCGATACAGATAGTACAATGGGTGCCTGCCGTATTAATTTTCAGCTTGCCCCCAACGCGCAAACACAATTACTAGAAAAATTAAGTCGACAACAATCTGATTTAGCCATTGATTTTGGAAGCGTTAATCATCCTTCCTATCAAACTAAACACTTTCATCGCGACCAACTCATTATCACTTGCAGTGAAAAACATAATATTATTCAAGGGGAAATCTCATTATCGCAGTTTTATGAAGCAGAGCATGTACGATTAAAGATGCGTAGAACAGGTGTCGATGGGATCACTGCTGTGAGTAAAATACCTTTAAAAGAGCGGCAAATAATGGCGGATTGCGATTCGATTATTTCAGGCTTAGCACTCGCCTCTAATAGCAATATTCTCTGCGTCGCCCCACGAAGCATGAGTCTCGTTTATGCCCCATTATTCAAATTACAAGCGTTAACCTTGCCATTTGCAACACACCCGCTAGAGCATTATATGATTTGGCATAAAAGAACAGAGAAAAGTAAAGCACATCAATGGCTTAGAAATAAACTCTTCGCCTTAATTACACAAAAAGCTATCTGA
- the gntH gene encoding guanitoxin biosynthesis MBL fold metallo-hydrolase GntH codes for MKKFAKLSTITSVILFSTSLMAHDPMMQYNTKQTESKIKNTEKFEYHEGDTLDEYLASQPEGKLYSTEQEVLSVLMGGVNTGDYRDATKSGWKEGLMFEGIAPYGDHMVSGANWFPRTEEVQPDEMRVTFMGTSPMIRPGQANTSIYVELGNGSNFVFDLGEASIANYVAAGVALNELDHIFITHLHVDHYGSLPYLYQFGGWNGRWEKPLNIYGPSGATPEYGTRHMVEGMQQMLNWHTDAFDVFPAGNDIVVHEFDFRDDGGVIYDQDNVQVIHWRRSHAKDGASGYRLNWTQDDGRVLSFVWTGDGRPTELDLKYAKGADLFITELQTEIFGVSSIIQGVPPFLARYTVDTHHTPAYAAGYVANEVQPRLFMTTHMTFDPYLNEETVAEVRHHWKGPYHFGAPDGIVVNMTKDNAWVREGILPDFPNARAPQFDMADGSEFRIPLPKNSREDIQEQEIRDLEIDPKLYYPEGYMPELMTEWPVDRDIVIPAEDVPKAMKEGMNTKQEYMDRMREHHNLERKSVTRPTEPGKGAGTDK; via the coding sequence ATGAAAAAATTCGCAAAGCTATCAACGATCACGTCAGTGATCCTTTTTTCAACATCGCTCATGGCACATGATCCGATGATGCAATACAACACCAAACAAACAGAAAGCAAAATTAAGAATACGGAAAAATTTGAATATCATGAAGGTGATACTTTAGATGAATATCTCGCATCGCAGCCAGAGGGTAAATTATATTCCACCGAGCAAGAGGTCTTATCGGTATTAATGGGTGGTGTTAATACGGGCGATTACCGCGATGCAACAAAAAGTGGCTGGAAAGAGGGGCTCATGTTTGAAGGTATCGCACCTTATGGAGACCATATGGTCTCCGGGGCAAACTGGTTCCCGCGTACCGAAGAGGTGCAACCGGATGAGATGCGTGTGACCTTTATGGGCACATCACCGATGATCCGCCCAGGACAAGCAAATACTTCTATCTATGTTGAACTGGGTAATGGTTCAAACTTTGTCTTCGATTTAGGTGAAGCATCCATTGCGAACTATGTGGCGGCCGGTGTCGCGCTTAACGAGCTCGATCATATCTTCATTACACATTTACATGTTGATCATTACGGCTCATTACCTTATCTGTACCAATTTGGTGGCTGGAATGGTCGTTGGGAAAAACCGTTAAACATCTACGGTCCAAGTGGTGCAACACCTGAGTATGGTACTCGTCATATGGTAGAGGGGATGCAGCAGATGCTTAACTGGCATACCGATGCTTTTGATGTATTCCCTGCCGGTAACGACATTGTTGTTCATGAGTTTGACTTCCGTGATGATGGCGGCGTGATTTATGACCAAGATAACGTACAAGTGATCCACTGGCGTCGTAGTCATGCAAAAGATGGGGCGTCGGGTTACCGTTTAAATTGGACGCAAGATGATGGACGCGTATTGTCATTTGTTTGGACGGGTGATGGTCGCCCAACCGAGCTTGATTTGAAATATGCAAAAGGGGCAGATCTGTTTATTACAGAGTTACAAACTGAGATTTTTGGTGTGTCATCGATTATCCAAGGTGTGCCACCGTTTTTAGCACGTTACACCGTTGATACGCATCACACACCGGCTTATGCTGCTGGTTATGTTGCAAATGAAGTGCAGCCACGTTTATTCATGACAACACATATGACCTTTGACCCATATTTAAATGAAGAAACGGTAGCAGAGGTACGACATCATTGGAAGGGGCCTTATCACTTTGGTGCGCCAGACGGTATCGTTGTGAATATGACCAAAGACAATGCTTGGGTTCGTGAAGGCATCTTGCCTGACTTCCCTAATGCTCGTGCACCGCAATTTGATATGGCTGATGGTTCAGAGTTCCGTATCCCATTGCCCAAAAATTCGCGTGAAGATATTCAAGAGCAAGAGATCCGTGATTTAGAGATTGATCCAAAACTGTACTACCCAGAGGGCTATATGCCTGAACTCATGACTGAGTGGCCTGTTGATCGCGATATCGTGATCCCTGCTGAAGACGTGCCAAAAGCAATGAAAGAGGGCATGAATACGAAGCAAGAGTATATGGATAGAATGCGCGAGCACCACAACTTAGAGCGTAAATCGGTAACACGTCCGACAGAGCCGGGCAAAGGTGCTGGTACAGATAAATAA